The following proteins are encoded in a genomic region of Musa acuminata AAA Group cultivar baxijiao chromosome BXJ2-11, Cavendish_Baxijiao_AAA, whole genome shotgun sequence:
- the LOC135626623 gene encoding protein RALF-like 33, whose translation MAGLKAFIFFPVALLLFIAGNALATAGGESGSQLPLGWIPSLSGCRGTVAECVAGDEFDLGSEVTRRILATSRYISYNALRRDTVPCSRRGASYYNCRPGAQANPYSRSCSAITRCRG comes from the coding sequence ATGGCGGGCCTCAAGGCATTCATCTTCTTCCCCGTCGCGCTCCTCCTCTTCATCGCCGGCAACGCTCTCGCAACAGCCGGAGGTGAGAGCGGGAGCCAGCTGCCACTGGGCTGGATCCCATCCCTCTCCGGCTGCCGCGGGACCGTCGCGGAGTGCGTCGCCGGCGACGAGTTCGACCTGGGGTCGGAGGTGACCCGCCGCATCCTCGCTACCTCACGCTACATCAGCTACAACGCCCTCCGCCGCGACACCGTCCCCTGCTCCCGCCGCGGCGCCTCCTACTACAACTGCCGCCCTGGCGCCCAGGCCAACCCCTACTCCCGTAGCTGCTCCGCCATCACCAGGTGCCGGGGTTAA
- the LOC135626622 gene encoding alkylated DNA repair protein ALKBH8 homolog: MEDDDIDAREMQRRALEEAFGESSDSGGDNDDEFESSSSSRSSLLHCLKQGDGVPLSWEMVDGVKGLWLCRGFLCSAQQSSLLSAIRREGWFDGGCHNQAMRFGDLPGWAVEISGLVREAVWFGDTSSGEGKESSLGNHHQEACWPLPLDLLWREPLFDQLIVNVYNPGEGICAHVDLMRFDDGIAIISLESACVMHFTRSKQEEGNNEGQGEEGSLLRVPVFLSPGSLVLMSGEARYLWKHEINRKQGFQLWEGEEIHQQRRTSVTLRNLCRSPNENVKAD; encoded by the exons ATGGAAGACGACGACATCGACGCCCGGGAGATGCAGAGACGCGCGCTGGAAGAAGCCTTTGGAGAATCCTCGGACAGCGGCGGCGACAACGACGACGAATtcgaatcctcctcctcctcccgatcCTCCCTCCTCCACTGCTTG AAGCAGGGGGATGGAGTCCCCCTTAGTTGGGAGATGGTCGACGGAGTCAAGGGTTTGTGGCTCTGCCGAGGCTTCCTCTGCTCGGCTCAGCAGTCCTCTTTGCTATCGGCGATCCGACGAG AGGGGTGGTTCGATGGAGGTTGTCACAATCAG GCTATGAGATTTGGGGATCTTCCAGGATGGGCAGTTGAAATTTCCGGATTAGTTCGTGAGGCAGTGTGGTTTGGTGACACATCTTCAGGAGAAGGCAAGGAATCAAGTCTTGGAAATCATCACCAAGAAGCTTGTTGGCCATTGCCGCTGGATTTGCTTTGGAGGGAACCCCTTTTTGATCAACTAATTGTCAATGTCTACAACCCAGGTGAG GGAATTTGTGCACATGTGGACCTCATGCGTTTTGACGATGGAATCGCGATAATCTCATTAGAATCTGCATGTGTGATGCATTTCACACGGTCCAAACAAGAGGAAGGTAACAATGAAGGACAAGGCGAAGAGGGTTCCTTGTTGAGGGTCCCCGTTTTCTTGAGCCCAGGATCATTGGTTCTTATGTCAGGGGAAGCACGGTATCTCTGGAAGCATGAAATAAACCGGAAACAGGGGTTTCAGTTGTGGGAAGGAGAAGAAATACATCAACAGAGAAGGACTTCTGTGACTCTGAGGAACCTCTGCAGATCACCCAATGAAAACGTGAAAGC TGACTGA